In the Vicinamibacteria bacterium genome, one interval contains:
- a CDS encoding universal stress protein: AAREREANLIVMGVRGRNPLDIMLFGSTANQVVRHAPCPVMTINAVSRESED, translated from the coding sequence GCGGCGCGCGAGCGCGAAGCGAACTTGATCGTGATGGGTGTTCGTGGACGAAACCCGCTGGACATCATGCTGTTCGGGTCGACGGCGAACCAGGTGGTCCGCCATGCGCCTTGCCCGGTTATGACCATCAATGCGGTCTCACGGGAATCGGAAGACTGA